DNA from Mesorhizobium sp. DCY119:
CCCTGGCTACCACACCAGGGCGGGAGGTCACCGCCACTCCCCCTTGATCCCGGTTCCAGACCCGGTCCCGCAGGAGCGATGGAGGGATTATGGGGGTAGCGTTTGGGGTGGGGATAAATCGGGCGTGAAAAAATGTGTGGGATGAGTGGAAACAATGGGTTGAGTGGAAATCGGGTGGAAATCTTTCCCCCGCTGCGTGAGCTTCGGGTTCGGCAGTTCTGCACCGCTGCGGCCTTCATCGATGGTCCGGCATGGATCCGTCGCAAGAGCGACCCCCGCATGCGCTTCGCTCATGCTGCGCCCGGGATGACGAACTGCATGTTAGGTCTTCGCTAATCGTCAACGCTGGCTCGCGGCTGTTACGTCTCCGGCGTGGTAGCCGCGCCTGCTGTGCGGCAACAACGTTTGCGATTAGCGGTGACACCCCTCTCTTCGTCATCCCGGGCGGAGCATGAGCGAAGCGCATGCGGGGGTCGCTCTTGCGACGGATCCATGCCGGAACGGAGAAGAGCTTCGGCGGTGCAGACTGCAACAGCGTCAGGGCCGGGCCACGCCAGACGATGCGCTGACCAATAGATCCCGGATAACCTCCGCTCCGCTCCGGTTTCCGGGATGACGATTTCACGGCTATCACCGCTAATCTCTCAGAGTTGATGACGCATTGCGTCCCTCGTCACCAATCGTAAACGCCGGCCATGCCGCGATAGCTCGGCTGGCGCCCAACACTTTGGTGCGATGGACAAGACCTGCAGGGTTCGATACGCCTCATGAAGCAATCAGTCGGAGGACATCATGGCCCTGATTATCGAAGGCGAGGAACAGATCGCGGCACCCGTGCAGAAAGTTTGGGAAGCGCTGAACGACCCGGCGGTTCTCAAGGAATGCATTCCCGGCTGCCAAAGCCTGGAAATGAAGACGCCGACCGACATGGCCGCCACGGTGGTGTTGAAGATTGGCCCGATCAAGGCGACATTCGCCGGCGAGGTGACGCTGAAGAACCTGAAGCCGCCGCACTCCTACACCATTCAGGGCGAGGGCAAGGGCGGCATTGCCGGTTTCGCCAAGGGCGGCGCGGATGTGACGCTGACCGAGGATGGCGCGAACTCCACCCTCCTCAAATATGAGGCCAAGGCAGATGTCGGCGGCAAGATCGCACAGCTTGGCAGCCGATTGATCACCTCGACGTCGAAGAAGCTGGCAGGGCAGTTCTTTTCGAGTTTCAATGAGAAGGTGAGCGCCGGGTAACGGTTCGCTCCGGCAAGATTGCCGATTTTGTGAACTGCCGGATTACTTTTGAGCCTTGTCTGGCTGGACGTAGCCTGATCGTCTCTTCTTCGTGAGGTGAAACATGCGAGTTATCGTCCTTTCGGCAACAGGCTTTCTTTTGCTGGCCATAGCCGGCTGTGTCAGCGCGCAAGATCAACCTGATCAACAGGCGGCAGCCCCGCAGTCGCAGCAGCAAGACCAGCAGACCGCCAATGCCGAGTCCGCCAATACGGATGTGGACCACGACAAGACGTTAAGCACTCAGCGGCAAGGCAACGATCGCTATCCGGTTTGCAGCCCCATGGATTCGAACAACCATCTGGATGTTTCCACGGGGAAGTTCGTCGGTCCCAGCTGCCAGATGGAAGCTGACTGATCGGGTGATTTTGCAGGCTGCACTGCTGAGCGCGTAGCGTCTTCCTCCCTCCGGAGGGAGAGGAAGGGCGTCAAGCTTTGTCGGCTCGCGCCTTCCCTCTCCCCCGTCGAACGAGGGAGAGCTGATCCGCGAAGCGGATCGGAGTGGGGGTCGACCAGCGTTACTCGAAAACGATGCTCGGCACAGCGGCCTCAGCTGCCCCGCGTTCTTCGTTGACCCGCTCCCAGACCTTCGAGGCGATGCCGCGGTAGATCTTCGCTTCCGGTCCCTCGGGCTTCGACACCACGACCGGCGTGCCGGCGTCAGACGTTTCGCGGATTTCCATCTGCAGCGGCACTTCGCCAAGGAAGGTGACGCCGAGGCGTTCGGCT
Protein-coding regions in this window:
- a CDS encoding carbon monoxide dehydrogenase subunit G — protein: MALIIEGEEQIAAPVQKVWEALNDPAVLKECIPGCQSLEMKTPTDMAATVVLKIGPIKATFAGEVTLKNLKPPHSYTIQGEGKGGIAGFAKGGADVTLTEDGANSTLLKYEAKADVGGKIAQLGSRLITSTSKKLAGQFFSSFNEKVSAG